The following proteins are encoded in a genomic region of Cryptomeria japonica chromosome 11, Sugi_1.0, whole genome shotgun sequence:
- the LOC131076784 gene encoding 3-epi-6-deoxocathasterone 23-monooxygenase CYP90D1 isoform X1 yields the protein MQMECLGRLWSYSCCFDGVQSWKLLILVGIVSVVFVVWKKDGKYRAKRTGLPLGTLGWPFIGETLEFISCGYSTRPESFMDKRRRLYGKVFKSHLLGSPTIVSTDPEVSKVVLQNDGRIFVPSYPKSLNELMGKSSILLLNGNMQKKLHGLIGSFLKSPQLKEQITVDIEKYVLDSMRSWEDGQVVYIQDETKKIAFQVLLKALMSLNPGDELEYLKQEFRKFISGLVSIPVKLPGTRLYKSLQAKANMVKMVHRIIEDRKENYNNNGSRQEDVLDVLLHETNNITGHFTRDLISDNMIDLMIPGEDSVPMLMTLAVHYLTSCPLALQQLQEENMKLKESKEGKKEPVTWSDYMSLPFTQNVITETLRLGNIITGVLRKSLQDIEIKGHLIPKGWCVFTYFRSIHLDEDNYESPYKFNPWRWQEKDPTGSSFTPFGGGHRLCPGLEIARLEASIFLHLLVTRYSWEAEEDSVVSFPTVHMKKNMPIKVKKFTSFS from the exons ATGCAAATGGAGTGTTTGGGGAGACTGTGGAGCTATTCTTGTTGTTTTGATGGTGTTCAATCATGGAAGTTGTTGATCCTGGTTGGAATTGTTTCGGTGGTATTCGTTGTATGGAAAAAGGATGGAAAGTACAGAGCCAAGAGGACTGGGCTGCCTCTTGGTACTTTGGGATGGCCCTTCATTGGAGAGACCTTGGAGTTCATATCCTGTGGCTATTCAACAAGGCCTGAGAGCTTCATGGACAAAAGAAGGCGACT ATATGGAAAGGTATTCAAATCACACCTTCTTGGGAGCCCCACAATTGTGTCAACTGATCCAGAAGTGAGCAAAGTGGTTTTACAAAATGATGGTAGAATATTTGTTCCATCTTATCCTAAGTCACTTAATGAACTCATGGGAAAGTCTTCGATACTACTGCTGAATGGAAACATGCAGAAAAAGTTACATGGTCTCATAGGTAGTTTCCTCAAATCCCCACAGTTAAAAGAACAGATAACTGTGGATATTGAGAAGTATGTGCTGGATTCCATGAGAAGCTGGGAAGATGGACAAGTGGTTTACATACAAGATGAAAccaaaaag ATAGCTTTTCAGGTGCTGTTAAAAGCCCTTATGAGTCTTAACCCTGGCGATGAATTGGAATATCTAAAACAGGAATTCAGAAAATTTATTTCTGGTTTGGTCTCAATTCCAGTCAAATTGCCTGGAACAAGGCTTTATAAGTCCTTACAG GCAAAGGCAAACATGGTGAAGATGGTGCATAGAATCATAGAAGACagaaaagaaaactacaacaaCAATGGAAGTCGACAAGAGGATGTGTTGGATGTATTATTACATGAAACAAACAACATAACAGGGCACTTTACCAGAGACCTCATCTCTGATAACATGATAGATTTAATGATCCCAGGGGAAGATTCAGTACCAATGCTAATGACTCTAGCAGTTCATTACCTTACCAGCTGTCCACTTGCCCTACAACAATTACAG GAAGAAAACATGAAGCTCAAGGAATCCAAGGAAGGGAAGAAAGAACCAGTGACTTGGAGTGATTATATGTCATTACCATTTACACAGAAT GTCATAACAGAGACCTTGCGTCTGGGGAATATCATAACTGGTGTGCTGCGCAAATCATTGCAGGATATTGAAATCAAAG GACACTTGATTCCCAAGGGATGGTGTGTATTCACATACTTCAGGTCCATTCATCTTGATGAAGATAATTATGAAAGTCCATACAAATTCAATCCTTGGAGATGGCAA GAAAAGGACCCAACAGGGAGTAGTTTTACTCCTTTTGGAGGTGGCCATAGACTTTGTCCGGGACTTGAAATTGCAAGACTAGAAGCTTCTATCTTCTTGCATCTTCTAGTAACTCGATATAG TTGGGAGGCAGAGGAGGACTCAGTTGTGAGTTTTCCAACGGTGCACATGAAGAAAAATATGCCCATCAAAGTCAAAAAGTTCACATCTTTTTCTTAA
- the LOC131076784 gene encoding 3-epi-6-deoxocathasterone 23-monooxygenase CYP90D1 isoform X2: MGKSSILLLNGNMQKKLHGLIGSFLKSPQLKEQITVDIEKYVLDSMRSWEDGQVVYIQDETKKIAFQVLLKALMSLNPGDELEYLKQEFRKFISGLVSIPVKLPGTRLYKSLQAKANMVKMVHRIIEDRKENYNNNGSRQEDVLDVLLHETNNITGHFTRDLISDNMIDLMIPGEDSVPMLMTLAVHYLTSCPLALQQLQEENMKLKESKEGKKEPVTWSDYMSLPFTQNVITETLRLGNIITGVLRKSLQDIEIKGHLIPKGWCVFTYFRSIHLDEDNYESPYKFNPWRWQEKDPTGSSFTPFGGGHRLCPGLEIARLEASIFLHLLVTRYSWEAEEDSVVSFPTVHMKKNMPIKVKKFTSFS, translated from the exons ATGGGAAAGTCTTCGATACTACTGCTGAATGGAAACATGCAGAAAAAGTTACATGGTCTCATAGGTAGTTTCCTCAAATCCCCACAGTTAAAAGAACAGATAACTGTGGATATTGAGAAGTATGTGCTGGATTCCATGAGAAGCTGGGAAGATGGACAAGTGGTTTACATACAAGATGAAAccaaaaag ATAGCTTTTCAGGTGCTGTTAAAAGCCCTTATGAGTCTTAACCCTGGCGATGAATTGGAATATCTAAAACAGGAATTCAGAAAATTTATTTCTGGTTTGGTCTCAATTCCAGTCAAATTGCCTGGAACAAGGCTTTATAAGTCCTTACAG GCAAAGGCAAACATGGTGAAGATGGTGCATAGAATCATAGAAGACagaaaagaaaactacaacaaCAATGGAAGTCGACAAGAGGATGTGTTGGATGTATTATTACATGAAACAAACAACATAACAGGGCACTTTACCAGAGACCTCATCTCTGATAACATGATAGATTTAATGATCCCAGGGGAAGATTCAGTACCAATGCTAATGACTCTAGCAGTTCATTACCTTACCAGCTGTCCACTTGCCCTACAACAATTACAG GAAGAAAACATGAAGCTCAAGGAATCCAAGGAAGGGAAGAAAGAACCAGTGACTTGGAGTGATTATATGTCATTACCATTTACACAGAAT GTCATAACAGAGACCTTGCGTCTGGGGAATATCATAACTGGTGTGCTGCGCAAATCATTGCAGGATATTGAAATCAAAG GACACTTGATTCCCAAGGGATGGTGTGTATTCACATACTTCAGGTCCATTCATCTTGATGAAGATAATTATGAAAGTCCATACAAATTCAATCCTTGGAGATGGCAA GAAAAGGACCCAACAGGGAGTAGTTTTACTCCTTTTGGAGGTGGCCATAGACTTTGTCCGGGACTTGAAATTGCAAGACTAGAAGCTTCTATCTTCTTGCATCTTCTAGTAACTCGATATAG TTGGGAGGCAGAGGAGGACTCAGTTGTGAGTTTTCCAACGGTGCACATGAAGAAAAATATGCCCATCAAAGTCAAAAAGTTCACATCTTTTTCTTAA